One region of Armigeres subalbatus isolate Guangzhou_Male chromosome 3, GZ_Asu_2, whole genome shotgun sequence genomic DNA includes:
- the LOC134221780 gene encoding uncharacterized protein LOC134221780 — translation MNQVFPRAEDLNSEEIDYELAIRQQPEEVFKLDLSGRQRTLRRLFKEDQKDGRNYRSPYSISEEAAHVEGRIENLTKALEKRVEIKLESRVIHYWYRVKRAVARNDEEKKLRRDLSNDDEASGQTMGGAVGGPGVSEDYSHFLDNPRKSIDYSKGAIHKETVQTKQGTRQTPDSEFVVSRQEWDEMKAMMQCLMSKFSGDGQVNQVTLPNEEHRRQTGIYDKRQELPRQRESRNSYRQREIQPHQDSLSLSEDGHQYRRHQPPRDSSQSSDDECYRDDIPQLRSWPRVHHGEQRHRPPVNHNRVEKWKLRFTGEPRGMPIENFLYKAKKLAEREGVSRDILLRDIHMLLEGAASDWFFTFVDELVTWDVFESNIVYRFGNPNKDQGIRSRIHERKQQRGESFIAFVTEIEKLNKMLSRPLSTRRKFEIVWDNMRQHYRSKISIVEVKDLQQLTRLNYRIDAADPQLQYQANDNHVRRPINQIDAEESDYDSDHSAPINAIRGRNDTGERQRQTNCHERRGQQHNEQERQAEVYHIKIRVGKCPHIRVKIFDTDWEALLDSGAGISVLNSREVVDRYGLKLQPASIRVSTADGSNYRCLGYVNIPFTFKNMTKVIPTIVVPEISRQLILGADFWEAFGIRPMIDLGNGPETLEITAPSDSEAICYTIEPSNQLPTIEHEESDETLDIPVYEGPTETAADPENIETEHALTDGQRAQLIDVIKKFELTSEGKLGRTHLIEHEIVLKDGVKPRNPPMYKCSPYIQEAINAEVERFKQLDAIEECYSEWTNPLVPVRKKNGKVRVCLDSRKINKLTVKDSYPMRNMQDIFRRLGKAKYFTVIDLKDAYFQIPLKEGSRNYTAFRTAKGVFRFKVLPFGVMNAPFTMSRLMDKALGFDLEPFVFVYLDDIVIASETFEEHLRLLQIVAERLNGAGLTISVEKSRFCRKQVMYLGYLLNKDGLAVDVSRIQPILDYARPRNQEDIRRLMGLAGFYQRFIKDYSRITAPITDLLTKENKKVVWTKEAENGFNELKSVLTSAPILGNPDFTKTFTIESDASDRAVGAALVQEQGGETRVISYFSKKLNRTQRRYSAVEKECLGVLSAIHHFRHYVEGTKFRVITDARSLLWLFNVGAETGNAKLLRWALRIQAYDFDLLYRKGKANITADCLSRAVQIDVIAASQPDAEYEDLMEEIRNNPIKHKDYRIVDGVVYRFVKVKDRMSDPRFEWKQLPTETQKKDVIQREHDKAHFGYEKTLAAIKQRECLTCQVSKSGNVNVTPPMGAQKPVEYPWQFVTLDYVGPLPPSGKNRSTCLLVATDVFSKFVLIQPFREAKANSLAEFVENMIFRLFGVPEIILTDNGSQFVSKRFKDLLEAYHVNHWLTPAYHPQVNNTERVNRVITTAIRATLKKDHKHWADDIQSIANAIRNAVHDSTKYSPYFTVFGRNQVSDGMEYSRMRDNYNSKDDDRRKKLFEEIRTNLSAAYKRHAKAYNLRSNPSCPAYREGERVLKQTFELSDKGKGFCKKLAPKYEPAVVRKVLGTNTYELEDDSGKRIGVYFANRLKKLHSPPCVP, via the exons atgaatcaaGTTTTTCCCAGAGCCGAGGATCTCAACTCCGAGGAGATCGATTATGAGCTCGCGATTCGACAACAACCAGAAGAAGTTTTTAAGCTTGATTTGTCTGGAAGGCAAAGAACATTGAGACGTTTATTTAAGGAAGATCAGAAAGATGGACGCAACTATCGTTCGCCTTATTCCATTAGCGAGGAAGCGGCACACGTTGAAGgtagaattgaaaatttaacaaaagcATTGGAAAAGAGAGTTGAAATTAAACTAGAATCTCGAGTGATCCACTACTGGTATCGGGTTAAACGGGCGGTAGCTAGGAACGACGAAGAGAAGAAGTTGCGAAGAGATTTG agTAATGATGATGAAGCGAGTGGTCAAACTATGGGTGGAGCAGTAGGAGGACCAGGTGTATCAGAGGACTATTCTCATTTTCTCGATAATCCTCGCAAATCGATCGATTATTCTAAGGGTGCCATTCATAAAGAAACCGTGCAGACTAAGCAGGGGACAAGGCAGACACCGGATTCAGAGTTTGTGGTCTCGCGTCAAGAATGGGATGAAATGAAAGCCATGATGCAGTGTTTGATGAGTAAGTTTTCCGGGGATGGTCAGGTCAATCAGGTTACGCTTCCGAACGAGGAACACCGGAGGCAAACAGGAATATACGATAAACGACAAGAACTGCCGAGACAGAGAGAATCACGAAACAGCTATCGACAAAGGGAAATTCAGCCACACCAGGATTCTTTAAGCCTTAGTGAGGACGGACACCAATACAGAAGACATCAACCTCCAAGAGACAGCTCGCAATCAAGCGATGACGAGTGCTACAGGGACGACATCCCACAACTCCGAAGTTGGCCAAGGGTACATCATGGCGAGCAACGTCATCGGCCACCAGTAAACCACAACCGAGTCGAGAAGTGGAAGCTCCGATTTACGGGGGAACCTAGGGGCATGCCGATCGAAAACTTCCTGTACAAGGCGAAGAAGTTAGCCGAACGAGAAGGTGTGTCGAGAGACATTTTGCTTCGCGACATCCACATGCTTCTCGAAGGCGCAGCTTCCGACTGGTTCTTTACCTTCGTGGATGAACTGGTCACTTGGGACGTCTTCGAATCTAACATCGTCTACCGATTTGGAAATCCGAACAAGGATCAAGGGATCCGTTCAAGAATTCACGAACGCAAGCAGCAGAGAGGCGAATCTTTTATAGCGTTCGTAACGGAAATAGAGAAGCTTAATAAAATGCTGTCTCGTCCGTTGTCTAcacggaggaaattcgaaatagTGTGGGACAATATGCGGCAGCATTATCGCTCCAAAATTTCGATTGTAGAGGTGAAGGACCTACAGCAGCTGACAAGACTGAACTACAGGATCGACGCAGCTGACCCGCAGTTGCAGTATCAAGCCAACGACAACCACGTCCGGCGGCCAATCAACCAGATTGATGCGGAAGAAAGCGACTATGACAGCGACCATTCAGCACCGATTAACGCGATTAGGGGGCGCAACGATACAGGAGAGCGTCAGAGGCAAACCAACTGCCACGAGAGACGCGGCCAACAGCATAACGAACAAGAACGACAAGCAG AAGTGTACCATATTAAGATTCGCGTCggcaagtgtccccatattagaGTAAAGATTTTCGATACAGACTGGGAAGCGCTGTTGGACTCTGGAGCAGGGATAAGTGTCCTCAACTCAAGAGAAGTAGTCGACAGATACGGACTGAAACTTCAACCAGCGTCGATCAGAGTTTCAACCGCAGATGGTTCCAATTACAGGTGTCTTGGATATGTTAATATTCCATTCACGTTCAAAAACATGACCAAAGTGATTCCTACAATCGTTGTTCCGGAAATCTCGCGACAGCTGATACTCGGAGCAGATTTCTGGGAAGCTTTCGGCATACGACCGATGATCGACCTTGGAAATGGTCCGGAAACCCTCGAAATCACCGCTCCGAGCGATAGTGAAGCCATCTGCTATACGATAGAACCATCAAACCAACTACCGACGATAGAACATGAAGAAAGCGATGAGACCCTGGACATTCCAGTCTACGAAGGACCGACGGAAACAGCAGCCGATCCGGAGAATATCGAGACGGAGCATGCATTAACAGATGGACAACGAGCGCAGCTGATCGACGTGATAAAAAAGTTTGAGCTGACGTCAGAAGGCAAACTCGGGAGGACACATCTAATCGAACACGAGATTGTCTTGAAGGATGGAGTGAAACCTCGAAACCCTCCAATGTACAAGTGTTCACCCTACATACAAGAGGCAATAAATGCGGAGGTAGAACGCTTCAAACAGCTTGACGCCATCGAGGAGTGCTATAGCGAGTGGACGAATCCACTCGTTCCTGTCCGCAAGAAAAACGGGAAAGTACGGGTGTGTTTGGATTCTAGAAAGATCAACAAACTGACAGTAAAAGACTCTTACCCAATGCGGAATATGCAAGACATATTCCGACGATTGGGTAAAGCCAAATACTTCACAGTGATCGATCTAAAAGACGCCTACTTTCAGATCCCTCTGAAAGAAGGTAGTCGAAACTATACTGCATTCCGTACTGCGAAAGGTGTGTTCCGGTTCAAAGTGCTTCCGTTCGGGGTGATGAACGCACCTTTTACGATGTCACGTCTAATGGACAAAGCGCTCGGATTCGACCTTGAACCGTTCGTTTTCGTCTATTTAGACGACATTGTCATCGCTTCCGAGACGTTCGAAGAACATCTTCGGCTTTTACAAATAGTGGCAGAAAGACTAAACGGAGCAGGACTGACGATTTCCGTAGAGAAATCCCGTTTTTGTCGGAAGCAGGTCATGTACCTTGGGTACCTTTTGAACAAGGACGGGCTGGCGGTAGACGTATCTCGAATCCAGCCAATATTGGACTATGCACGGCCGCGGAATCAGGAAGACATTCGTCGTCTTATGGGTCTGGCTGGATTCTATCAGCGGTTCATCAAGGACTACAGCCGGATCACAGCCCCAATCACGGACCTGTTGACCAAGGAGAACAAGAAGGTAGTATGGACCAAAGAAGCAGAAAATGGGTTTAACGAATTGAAATCGGTGCTGACCTCAGCACCCATTTTAGGCAATCCTGATTTTACTAAAACCTTTACCATCGAATCAGACGCATCCGATCGCGCAGTGGGAGCAGCTCTGGTCCAAGAGCAGGGTGGTGAAACCAGAGTAATCAGCTATTTCAGCAAGAAACTGAATCGGACGCAACGACGATACTCGGCAGTGGAAAAAGAGTGCTTGGGAGTACTGTCCGCCATTCACCACTTCCGGCACTACGTCGAGGGAACCAAGTTCCGCGTCATTACGGACGCTCGCAGCCTGCTGTGGCTGTTTAACGTGGGAGCAGAGACGGGAAACGCGAAGCTGTTGAGGTGGGCACTCCGGATACAGGCGTACGACTTCGACTTGCTGTATCGGAAAGGGAAGGCGAACATCACCGCCGATTGCCTGTCTCGAGCAGTACAAATTGACGTCATCGCGGCCTCACAACCGGACGCtgaatatgaagatttgatggAGGAGATTCGGAACAACCCGATAAAGCACAAAGACTACCGAATCGTAGATGGCGTGGTTTATCGGTTCGTAAAGGTAAAAGATCGGATGAGTGACCCTAGGTTCGAGTGGAAGCAGCTCCCTACCGAAACGCAGAAGAAGGATGTCATTCAAAGGGAGCACGATAAGGCCCATTTCGGATACGAAAAGACGTTAGCCGCGATCAAGCAACG AGAATGCTTAACTTGTCAGGTGAGCAAATCTGGCAATGTGAACGTAACGCCACCGATGGGAGCACAGAAGCCAGTGGAGTACCCGTGGCAGTTTGTAACCCTGGATTACGTTGGGCCGCTGCCACCCTCGGGGAAGAATAGAAGCACATGTCTCTTGGTGGCCACTGACGTTTTCAGTAAGTTCGTTCTCATCCAGCCATTCCGTGAAGCAAAGGCTAACTCGCTTGCTGAATTCGTGgaaaatatgattttccgaCTCTTTGGCGTTCCTGAAATCATTCTTACGGATAATGGTTCTCAATTTGTTTCGAAGCGATTCAAAGACCTACTGGAAGCATACCACGTAAATCACTGGTTAACGCCGGCCTACCATCCTCAGGTAAACAATACGGAACGAGTGAACAGGGTCATCACTACGGCTATCCGTGCGACGCTGAAGAAGGACCACAAACACTGGGCAGACGACATCCAGTCCATTGCTAACGCTATTAGGAATGCTGTCCACGATTCGACGAAATACAGCCCCtatttcactgtttttggacgAAATCAGGTTTCCGATGGCATGGAATATAGTAGGATGCGTGACAATTATAATTCGAAAGATGACGATAGGCGAAAGAAGTTGTTCGAGGAAATTAGAACCAATCTGTCAGCGGCGTATAAGAGGCACGCCAAAGCGTACAACTTGCGCTCAAATCCAAGCTGCCCTGCGTATAGGGAAGGAGAAAGGGTCCTGAAGCAGACGTTTGAGCTCTCAGACAAGGGCAAAGGGTTCTGCAAAAAGCTAGCCCCAAAATATGAGCCTGCTGTGGTTAGGAAGGTTTTGGGTACAAATACGTACGAACTTGAGGACGATTCCGGTAAAAGAATCGGAGTTTACTTCGCCAATCGACTCAAGAAGTTGCATTCCCCTCCGTGTGTTCCATAA